CGCCAAAAAGGACCAATGTCAAAGTAGATGAAGGTGAGtaacatgaaataaaaacagCTTTCACATGTATTACAATAAATTCAATAGATCTTATAGAGGAAATTTCCACACATGACCTGGAAGATGAGGAAAGTAGTCCGGTGGTGTTAAGCGCCGAAACTCCTCATCGCAATATACACAGTAGTTCAACGAATTCGGCCTCTTCCCAGCCCAGACAAAGATCAAGGCAGCAATCCTTTGATGATACACTGGATGAAGAAGATTATGCCAATCGCAATAGCATAGCATTGGCAGCTCCAGTTATGCCTGCCAAGCAAACTAACAACTCGTCCAACAATTCACCCCATGCCGCTGGTAATGCGGCCAATGGTCAAGCAGGTGAAAGCAATGAGCCCACAGAACCAGAAGGTGATGTTATAGGCAATATTGAGCATTTTGTCATGCAACCCGCTCCCCAGGGTGTGCTGTATAAATGTCGCATAACCCGTGATCGCAAAGGCATGGATCGTGGCCTATTTCCCATATACTATTTGCATTTGGAGAGGGACTATGGCAAGAAAATATTTCTATTGGGAGGACGCAAACGCAAGAAGAGCAAAACCTCAAATTACATTATAAGTTGTGATCCAACCGATTTGTCACGCAATGCCGAAGGTTATTGCGGCAAATTGCGCTCGAATGTGTTTGGGACCTCATTTACAGTATACGATAGTGGCAGCAAAGAGAATACGGAAAATCCGCGACAGGACTTGGCTGTGGTAATATATGTAAGTTAAACTCATGGTTTTGAAAATGGTATAAGCCTTACTAAGTTTTCCTAAACTTTTACGAAGGACACCAATATATTGGGCTTCAAAGGACCACGCAATATGACTGTAATACTGCCTGGCATGACTGAAGATGATCAAAGAGTGAAAATAAGCTCTGCAGATCCCAAGCAACAGGGCATTATGGATCTCTGGAAAAGTAAAGTATGTACACTGGGTATAAGCAATGAAATAAATGTATATTTAGAACAGGGATGGGCAAATACACATCCATGGTCTTGACACAGTGTTAGTGTATCCATCTCTTCTgcgaaatgattttttttattcactattttttctttttattccttTTTACCCAGCATTTGGATAATATTGTTGAACTACACAATAAAACCCCCGTTTGGAATGATGAAACACAATCGTATGTCTTAAATTTTCATGGACGTGTCACCCAAGCATCCGTAAAGAATTTCCAATTGGTTCATGATTCAGACCCAGAATATATTGTCATGCAATTTGGACGCACCTCTGAGGATGTCTTTACCATGGACTATCGTTATCCATTGTGTGCATTACAGGCCTTTGCCATTGCTCTGAGCAGTTTTGATGGTAAAATAGCATGTGAGTGAATGGGGGAGGAAAATCGTATACACGAAAGACAGAGCTTATTTTTTATGAAACGTCAAGGGTCACAACACAGTACATAACTCGAATTCTGCTGACAAGTTAGTtatctaaaaagaaaaacattataGCTTTAGTGTTAAACATAGTCTCGAAGATCCATAAACTGATAACGAATGTTTATGTTAGAAGTCTGATCGTTGGCATagatgatttttaatttttttttattatttgttataAAACTTTAGAAGTAACGCTGCAAACATTTTCGTCACTAGGCCATTCAAAATAATCTATGTACGTATAGGTCATTACATCAAGAAATGTAAATAATTAGAAAATAGGTTGGAGCATATTTTTAAAATCTATTCCTCTAATGAAATCATTAAGTaaggataaaaaatatattaaaaatttccataTGGCTACCTACTGGCGCACAACATTATCATAATAGCCAAAAATTTCTCTCACCGGAAGGGTGAGTCTTATGACTTATTGAACTATACGAGACTTCAGAGCTATATCTGGATTTACAAAGGTTATATTCATTTCCACCTTGTTATAGAAAGCAGATCCGTAAATATCTAAAGGTCGCCCATATcatgttgcaaacaaatacaaCAATATTCGTTCAGCCCGGGATGCTATAGTAGACAGAAGCCTGCGACCAAATCATACCTGACCTAAGGCCAACAAACATTACAGACCACTACAACACTAACTATTATGTCTAATATGGATGTTGTACctcattttccttttttttttgtgtagatCAATAGTTTTTCCTAGTAATAGCCTAGTACTTTGTTGGACTTTTCGCCCGAGCATAGTCAGAACGAACTATAAAaaggtaaaagcgtgcaaaactcaggttatggaccgattcaaatcatatttggcacttgTGTTTAGGGCCGTAGAAAAagtcactatgcaaaatttcagctaaatggaataaggcgtaattcttattctatttggcttaaattttgcagaagATCATggaatataatcgggagatcgttttatataggagctatatcaggttatgggccgattcggagCATATTTGGTACGTCTATTTAGAGccatagtgcaaaatttaagccacgtgcaaaatttcaaccaaatcggataagatttgtgctCTCAATCAAGGCTCAAGGAGTATaatagagaaatcggtttatatgggagctatatgtttttttggccgatatggccctcttacaaccccaaccgacctagctttactccatcgaaagtttacgttctttccacagacagacagagtgacatggctagatcgacttaaaaagttatggcgatcaaaaatatatatagtttatggggtttcagacaaatatttcgatattttataaacggaatgacgatgttagtataccatcatcctatggtggatggtatataaatGGTTACGAAAAGACCACagaggtaggttaggttgaatgaggATGATACCAGACATTAGATGTTCAGGTATCCACGATTTGGTCCATCGATTTGGGTCCATCAACTGACATCGCCAATGATTGCTTTTGCACAATTCATCAATGAATCCTCTCGTACCACTTTAATGGTAGGGCAAAAGGTTTCAATATTCCTGGATAAGTGCTTTAAGAGTCGCCAGATTCTCTCTAAATATGCAGATGTCGGACCGGTCAATGTTCCCTGCCATCACTAACCCCGCAGTCCTGGCAATAACGTAGTCTTCCGCCTGGAAGATATTGCAATCGTCCTTCATGCGATGAAAGACATCTATTCGTTGTTGTTCTTATTGTTGTCAAATTTTCATGtgtaggtggcgatcctcgtccagctcctgtaggtgaggaagttcgttccggtccaaattttgcgaaattttgcattgagCCTGCGGTAAGCTTCAATTCATCATTCAAAGTTTTTACACATACATAAGGAAAAATGCTTTGAAGTGTTTCGATCCTCTTAACGTTACAGCGCACCGCCGATGTAAGCGTCTTAACATCGTAGGACTTTTTTCATTTATCCATGGCTGAATTGCTTATAAATGTTGCCTGCACTTATTTATGGTCCAACGTTGATCTTATAACTGCGCATAGGGTCCAAAATGTCGCAAAAGGACCTTGTCTTTGAAGTCGAGTTGGTTCAGCTAGCGACAGAGGGAAACCACTtaaaagagaagttttaatcTCTTCAATGGTTAATATTTTGCTAATATTAAGTAAGGAAATAATCACAGaagtttaaaaatgtttaggTTTCTTACGATATTTCgcgttccaaatcggttttgATATTCTCATCCATTAACTCTGATATACTTTGGGGtagtctatatctaaatactaaatttcccataaacattccattaagaacaagtaaaagcgtggtaagttcggccggcccgaatcttggatacccaccaccatggattccgctaataTACCCCTATTAGCtaagtttttatttgaatttttttggtatcaagaagtcacatggggatatcggtacttaggggggcctatatcacaatattttccgattcggacaaaacttggcactgatgttgtaagtgtAAGATAGGTTTTCTTAGGCCACATTTTTgccaaatctggtgaaaattgaggcttttaaggactcaagaagtcaaatccgagaatcgctttatatgggggctatatctgtttagagacctattcggatcatacttggtatatatgtaggaagtcataactcaagtctatgttccaaattttagccaaatcggataaaaattaagtcttcttaagggctcaagaagtcaaatctggggatcggtttatatgggggctatatccaaatctgaaccgatgtggcccatttgcaaacccccaacgacttacatcagtAGGAGATACTTCCTactgatgtaagtcgttgggggtTTTCAAAGTTACAAAGTTTCAAGCATCTAGttttgcgcgttcgaccgctatcttgatttcgacaggcggacggacggacatgaccagatcgacttaaaatatcgaGACAATTCCGAATATCTATGCTTTATGcggttgcagatcaatatttcgagatgtaccgccatcctatggtagtgatTTCTCTAACCTATAATCCTCAAACCATTTATTTTCAATACTGTAGCAGTGGAATAGATTTGCACAATACTGCTCCAACTTCTTCATAACACTAAGCTGCAAAGATTTCTTCAAAATGTTTTGCTGTATAGTACAACATGTCTTACTTAGCACAAATACAGGTAATTTGGTTTCAAACATTTATAAAAGAAAGCCTGTTAACGGAAAAAATTGCCTCTTTTGAAtaagaagaaacaaaaacatactTATCAAAGCGTtattaaattgaattgaaaataattttagacCAGTTGCCTTAACTATTTTGCAtagaatcaaatcaaatcaaacttATAAGTGTACAAAGAACCAAAAAAGAATTctaaaccaaaagaaaaaatatttataaatgttTCTAGTTATTAAAATGGGAAAATTATAAAAGCAAAGAATTTAGACACGAATTCCAAAATATCTCGAAaggaatctttttttttataagatttgTCTGACTTTGAAATGATTTGTGTTAAAATTTCTATTCAAAAATATTGCTTTTTCATGTATTAAAGCTGAAGCTAGTTACCTAATCTAATTGTTTATTAGGCTTAGAGAGTAATATTGATTTAGTCGTAaatattatatacatatataatatatatattcatatatgtatattttctaGTCATTTAAAATGAGAAAGTAATTTTAAGTTAGTTTTTTAATATAAACTATTTTTATTTAGAACAATAAGTAAAAATTCATCTTTAATTATGATGAATTCGAAAGCTTGAAGGAAATTTTAGAGAAACGAAACTAGGAAAATAGGCTAGTATTTTAAAGATGGCTTAGTAGCTAATTAGTGAGCTTTCAAGTTGCCTTCGTACCTAAAGCGGAGTTTAAAAATTGCGTTATGACTTAAAATGCATGTAACTCctcaaaaatgtttaacaaaacgttgcaaaaaatgttatttctctttaaaaaaaaactaaaattatttttaagatGTTTCCTTCTCCcgtaaagaaacaaaaaatcaatttaggCCATTTTTATGTTAAGCCGTATATGCAAATGAGAATTTGCACATGAAGGGGCAGGGATAAACTTAACCATAGAtagattggtttaaatgagAGTGGAAGCCCTAGTTCAGGCTAACTGAAACATTTTCTTGTCCATTCAggtcgctgttccacagggttgcatgcgcattcgttgcccacgccctcaactcggacagcgtcgactcgaaaggcttcgggttaacgaagattattgacggctgtcctctggcctttattCATTCCCCcgtactccgttatggtccggcaaccaaacgatgcgaattttgcctcctcagagaaggcattaaatttccttcttacactgcaagactgttcgtaaccttaccgtcctggttggaTGTTTTTAATATCCTATTGAATTATATCTATCTATTGTAATCTtggttatatccaaatacgggcCATTCTCGATCATATATATTTGGGTTTGGAGGGACATTTCTGATCTCGATCATCTTCGGTTCGAACAATGGGAGGCCTATTCCaattcactgttctaaatttcagcgaaatcgagttataAGTGAGGATTTTATGAGCATAATACCCTtaaccggaagatcggtttagatgacagctatattgctacacatagcccataaagtctgcgttcacctgacaaacttttatgattggttaaagaacacaaaataaaattataaattaaatcaactcttttacatatatttttttcttcatattcctaacattaaaaaacaaaattccaagtttggttaagcactttcaCTATATAAGCACCacagtaattaaaaataaacaaaagagttatttaaacacaaaataaaaacatattaacacattcctaatatttggtaggatagccacgttgtctatttggcatggagtttaccaacttcactgtttcctcagatgttattttcgcccattctgcctgcatgacacttcgtaacatctccttgctggttataacgtgctgacgaatttttttctccaggagatcccaaagatgctcaatggggttgagaactggtgattggggtggtgttCTAAGCTGCTTTGAAGTGTTATATAGAAGCCAAAGCCTAACAACCTCCGATGTATGCTTtggatcgttatcttgttggaaccaaaatgtcgttgctaaccctagtttagcagcacttggtttcaaaatattgagataaccccatttattcattttggactcaataaattctaattgacccaCTACACTAGCAACCATAAAATCCCACACCataactccaccaccaccgtgcttcaccgttctaacttaattttgtttttccagctcagtcccggacttgcgccacactatttgccggcctttaatgccaaaaatacagaatttgctctcgtcggaaaaaataatttgtttccagaattcaggaggcttattgatgaaagtattagcgaatgcaatccgcttttgtctgtttatgactgaaatatacggctttcttcgagcaactcttccatgaaatccagctctatgtaatatttttctggcagtttcggcacagatgctttttttaaacattgttttaatattttcaataattttggttgatgttatacgagggttgttgcttgccatattaatcactttgcgctcttctctaacggatcattttttttggacgcccaggccgaggctttgaagctataatgccggtttctttgtaattattaattacgcgctggacagaagaatacgttcttccaactgttccaccaatatttctaaagctttgtccttctttccacaatttaataattatttttctttcagatatgcacatttcctttcctttagtttccatgttttcaaatttattaatttaaaaaaaaaacacgtgtaactatcacttgttatgataatgaactgaaactgatcaaaaataagaacaagcatcataaaaagtaacggtactttcgaagtaaacaaagtgaacgcagactttttggttgtcataatttcttcttatgagacaaaagtaccgttagaacaaaaaagcaaaagcaaacttgTATTCTTGAAAACGGGTAATAAACTAGCatcttatgggcttaagaccctaaatggctAAATCGGTCAGTGTGGCAACTATCGCCAAATATCGTCCCATCTGGAGCATATTCGGTACGATTCGGAATGGCGACGGGACTTATAA
The genomic region above belongs to Stomoxys calcitrans chromosome 5, idStoCalc2.1, whole genome shotgun sequence and contains:
- the LOC106081230 gene encoding protein king tubby — translated: MSAISNRSQKMEQQRQLMEAYIRQKRASPGMVQASDLQINRPMSGLRSNTNNARELHAYDGPMQFISSTQNPDQILSNTTADVNSPTSMASTVVSNSTKYATNSNHLRTPKRTNVKVDEDLIEEISTHDLEDEESSPVVLSAETPHRNIHSSSTNSASSQPRQRSRQQSFDDTLDEEDYANRNSIALAAPVMPAKQTNNSSNNSPHAAGNAANGQAGESNEPTEPEGDVIGNIEHFVMQPAPQGVLYKCRITRDRKGMDRGLFPIYYLHLERDYGKKIFLLGGRKRKKSKTSNYIISCDPTDLSRNAEGYCGKLRSNVFGTSFTVYDSGSKENTENPRQDLAVVIYDTNILGFKGPRNMTVILPGMTEDDQRVKISSADPKQQGIMDLWKSKHLDNIVELHNKTPVWNDETQSYVLNFHGRVTQASVKNFQLVHDSDPEYIVMQFGRTSEDVFTMDYRYPLCALQAFAIALSSFDGKIACE